A stretch of the Apteryx mantelli isolate bAptMan1 chromosome 3, bAptMan1.hap1, whole genome shotgun sequence genome encodes the following:
- the INSM1 gene encoding insulinoma-associated protein 1: MPRGFLVKRSRRPTPVSYRVRGCREAAAAAADTPPPPPLLAPPPPRRESPPPVPFGTPDAACQALRSPTRPVSREKYLERGFSLGSPVSAESFPAPAVPSSMDSLLFAPAELKLWAAGPAEPPPAAAGPAPPPPPPPLPPAARPPPPAKRPPGPAAEPGKPKAAAAAAAGGKKAKAIRKLTFEDEVTTSPVLGLKIKEGPVEAPARARGGGGGGGGGGCRPLGEFICQLCKEEYGDPFALAQHKCSRIVRVEYRCPECDKVFSCPANLASHRRWHKPRPPPAAKAAPEPGKAAAEREASGSGSERDTPSPGGTSEAGAEEGPFGCPRCAKRFRRQAYLRKHLLGHPPAGEEAAAAAAGGGAATTTCRRCPVCGEAFPSRSGQERHLRLLHAAQVFPCKHCPATFYSSPGLTRHINKCHPSENRQVVLLQVPLRPAC; this comes from the coding sequence ATGCCCCGCGGCTTCCTGGTGAAGCGGAGCAGGAGGCCGACGCCGGTGTCGTACCGGGTGCGCGGCTGCCgcgaggcggccgccgccgccgccgacacaccgccgccgccgccgctcctggcgccgccgccgccgcggcgggagtcgccgccgccggtgcccttCGGCACGCCCGATGCGGCGTGCCAGGCGCTGCGCAGCCCCACGCGGCCCGTCAGCCGGGAGAAGTACCTGGAGCGCGGCTTCAGCCTGGGCTCGCCCGTCTCGGCCGAGTCCTTCCCCGCGCCCGCCGTGCCCAGCAGCATGGACTCGCTGCTCTTCGCCCCCGCCGAGCTCAAGCTctgggccgccggccccgccgagccgccgcccgccgccgccggccccgcgccgccgccgccgccgcctcctctgccgcccgccgcccgcccgccgccgcccgccaagcggccgccgggccccgcggcggagcCCGGCAAGcccaaggcggcggcggcggcggcggcggggggcaagAAGGCGAAGGCCATCCGCAAGCTCACCTTCGAGGACGAGGTCACCACGTCGCCCGTGCTGGGGCTGAAGATCAAGGAGGGCCCGGTGGAGGCGCCGGccagggcccgcggcggcggcggcggcggcggcggcggggggtgcCGGCCGCTGGGCGAGTTCATCTGCCAGCTGTGCAAGGAGGAGTACGGCGACCCGTTCGCGCTGGCGCAGCACAAGTGCTCGCGGATCGTGCGCGTGGAGTACCGCTGCCCCGAGTGCGACAAGGTCTTCTCCTGCCCCGCCAACCTCGCCTCGCACCGCCGCTGGCACaagccgcgcccgccgcccgccgccaagGCGGCGCCCGAGCCCGGCaaagcggcggcggagcgggaggCGAGTGGCAGCGGCAGCGAGCGGGACACGCCGAGCCCCGGCGGAACCTCGGAGGCCGGCGCCGAGGAGGGTCCCTTCGGCTGCCCGCGCTGCGCCAAGCGCTTCCGCCGCCAGGCCTACCTGCGCAAGCACCTGCTCGGCCACCCGCCCGccggcgaggaggcggcggcggcggcggcgggggggggagcggcgacGACGACGTGCCGCCGGTGCCCGGTGTGCGGCGAGGCCTTCCCCAGCCGCAGCGGCCAGGAGCGCCACCTGCGCCTGCTGCACGCCGCCCAGGTCTTCCCCTGCAAGCACTGCCCCGCCACCTTCTACAGCTCGCCGGGCCTCACCCGCCACATCAACAAGTGCCACCCGTCCGAGAACCGGCAGGTCGTGCTGCTCCAGGTGCCGCTGCGGCCCGCCTGCTAG